A genomic region of Campylobacter sp. MG1 contains the following coding sequences:
- a CDS encoding quinone-dependent dihydroorotate dehydrogenase, translated as MYELAKKVIFKFDPEDMHHLVIKALKTQRFLKVVDYKKTYKNLENELINMKFSNPIGLAAGFDKNAEVVAPLANLGFGFIEVGAITPKAQPGNPRPRIERLVDELSIRNAMGFNNDGVEVAKANLMRENFSKLPPIFINIGKNKVTPNEEAINDYEILVRELKPYADAFVINISSPNTPNLRDLQNAKFIEEIFTRLNAINDVPKFIKFAPDMDFGLATELSLTALNANACGVILSNTTQDYSLSKKPDLTKVGGLSGKVLAEKSLNMLKAIAPSVHKKGIIISSGGVFDAAQAYERIKWGASLVQVLSSMIFVGPRIARNINDELTKLIENDGLSSINQAIGVEL; from the coding sequence ATGTATGAATTAGCAAAAAAAGTTATATTTAAGTTTGACCCTGAAGATATGCACCATTTAGTAATCAAAGCTCTTAAAACTCAAAGATTTTTAAAAGTAGTTGATTATAAAAAAACTTATAAGAATTTAGAAAATGAATTAATCAATATGAAATTTTCTAATCCTATTGGACTTGCAGCTGGATTTGATAAAAATGCTGAAGTAGTAGCTCCTTTAGCAAATCTTGGCTTTGGTTTCATTGAAGTCGGAGCAATCACTCCTAAGGCTCAGCCAGGTAATCCTCGCCCAAGAATTGAAAGATTAGTAGATGAGCTTAGCATTCGCAATGCAATGGGGTTTAATAATGATGGTGTAGAAGTTGCAAAAGCAAATTTAATGCGTGAGAATTTCTCAAAACTACCTCCGATTTTTATAAATATAGGTAAAAATAAAGTTACACCTAATGAAGAAGCGATAAATGATTATGAGATTTTAGTTCGTGAGCTAAAGCCTTATGCAGACGCTTTTGTAATTAATATAAGTTCGCCTAATACTCCAAATCTAAGAGATTTACAAAATGCTAAATTTATTGAAGAAATTTTTACTAGGCTAAATGCTATTAATGATGTGCCAAAATTTATAAAATTTGCTCCTGATATGGATTTTGGCTTGGCTACTGAATTAAGTCTAACAGCTTTAAATGCTAATGCTTGCGGAGTGATTTTAAGCAATACTACGCAAGATTATTCGCTTAGCAAAAAGCCTGATTTAACCAAGGTTGGCGGCTTAAGTGGTAAAGTATTAGCCGAAAAGTCTTTAAATATGCTAAAAGCAATCGCACCAAGCGTGCATAAAAAAGGCATAATTATTAGTAGTGGCGGGGTATTTGACGCGGCTCAAGCTTATGAGCGTATAAAATGGGGTGCTAGTTTAGTTCAAGTGCTTTCATCTATGATTTTCGTTGGACCTAGAATTGCTAGAAATATAAATGATGAGCTTACAAAATTAATAGAAAACGACGGCTTAAGCTCAATTAATCAAGCCATCGGCGTAGAATTATAA